In Candidatus Sericytochromatia bacterium, the genomic stretch CACATCCCCAACGACACGGCACCAATCGCGGGTTGCGCAACATCGGTGGCCCTGAGCTGCTCCTCCTGTTCGGTCACGCCTGCGGCATCATAGGCGGTGAGGGGGTAGATCCGGTCGATCAGGCGGCTGCCGTGAGGCAATTCGCCCCCGGCTTCCAGGCCGAAAGCGACCTCGGCCTCTTCCAGAGCTTCAAGGGCTTCAGGGAAGGCGCAGGCGAGCGTTCGCCCCATCCCCACATACTGCGCGCCCTGCCCGGGGAACAGCACGGCAAGGCCTCCCGCCGAAGGGCCCGAGGCATAGCAGGCGCCGTCGGGGAACTCGAAGTCTCGTCCTTCGGCCGTCCTTGCCAGCAGGCGGGCCACGAGGTCAGCCACCTGAGTGCTGTCGCGTTCGACCACAAACGCGAGACGGTGAGCGGCTCCCGGGTGGAAACCGGCCCGTGCATCACAGGCCGCGACTTCCAGGTCTTCCCAACTCTCCAGCGTTCCAAAGGGCTTGAGCGCCGCGTGTAGGGCGTCGAGCGAGTCGGCGGAGAGGGTCACCAGCTGGACCCGGCCGTCCCAATCCGTGGCGCGGCGTTCCGGTTTGTGTTCCTCCAGGACGACGTGGAAGTTGCTGCCACCAAACCCGAAGGAACTCACCGCCGCCCGGCGTGGGTGAGCACGCCGACGCAGCCAGGGACGGGGTTCTGCAGGAAGATAAAACGGGGATTGAGCGTCCTGAATGCCGGGCAAGGGCTGCTTGACCTTGCACGTGGGGGGAAGCACCTTGTGGTGGAGCGCCAGCACGGCCTTGATCAGGCCAGCGGCTCCAGCCGCCGCCTTGGTGTGGCCGATCTGGCTCTTGACCGATCCCAGGGCACAGTGGGGTCGGTGGGCCTCGGCCTCGCCGTAGATGCGACGCAGCGCGGTGACTTCAATGGCATCGCCGACCTTGGTCCCGGTTCCGTGTCCTTCGAGCAATTCGATCGTCGCCGGCGTGACCTCCGCTGCGGCATAGGCCGCCGTCAGCGCCCGTTGCTGTCCGTCGTCATCCGGCGCGTAGATGGCCTTGCCTCGACCATCGCTGGCCGTCCCAACCCCCTTCAGCACGGCATAGATGGTGTCGCCATCTCGCTCAGCCTCGTCCAGGCGTTTGAGCACGACCATCCCCACCCCCTCACCGAGAATGGTGCCGTCGCCCTCTGCATCAAACGGTCTGGCATTGCCGGTGGGGGAGAGGGCAGGCGTCTTGGAAAAACACATGTACATGAAGATGTCGTTGAAGGCATCCACGCCGCCCGTGATCACCATGGAGGAGCGGCCGGCGGACAGCTCGAGGGCCGCCAGATGAATGGCTGACAGGGACGAGGCGCAGGCCGCATCCACGACGCAGTTCGTCCCGCCCAGGTCGAGGCGATTGGCAATTCGCCCGGCGACGACATTTCCGAGCAGGCCCGGGAAGGAGGCTTCCTGCCACGGTACGTAGGTGGCCTCCAAGCGTGCCACCACGTCATCGGCCTGGTCAGCTGGGACGCCAGCCTCCAGCAACGCCCGGCGCCAGTGGGGATGTCCCAGACGGGCACCCAAGGGAATCACCAGTTGCAAGGTTCCCGTGACGCCCAGCACCACGCTGACCCGGCTGCGGTCGAATGACCTGTCGGGTCCATAACCCGCATGTCTGAGCGCCTCGCTGGCGACCACCAAGCCCAGCACCTGAGCCGGGTCGGTCGCCTCCAGCGCGTGGGGTGCGATGCCGTAAGCGGTGGGGTCGAAGGGCACAGGGTCAATGAAGCCTCCCCGCTGGGCATAGGTGTGGTCGGGGCGCTTGGGGTCGGGATCGTAATAGTCTGCTGGCTTCCAGTGGGTCTCCGGAACGGGGCCGATCCCGTCGACGGCTCGCTTGATGTTGCCCCAGTAGTACCCGAGGTTCTGGGCCTTGGGAAACAGACAGGCGAGCCCCACGATCGCGATGGGGGTGGAGGCTGCCTTGGCGTCAATCGATTGAGTCACGTGGGGTCCCGTTCTGTGTGGGGGTCAAGCCAGCGCTTGTTCCAGGGCAAGGTCGGAGAGCACCGGCGCAACCGGCAACCCGACAGGCAGCTGCAGCGCTGCCCCTGAAGCCTGACACCGCAACAACTCCCAGCGCTTGAGCGCACACGCTCCCACCAGGAGGTTGTGCGCCACTCTCACCACCCCACGCGCAGCGGGTTCAGCCAGCGCGGTTCCGGCCGTCCAGGCGTTGAAGGCGCCCATGGCGGGACCACACCAGACCTGGTAGTCCAGCTTGCGGGTCGGTTCACCCGCATTGGCCCAGCGCGACGCGTGCCCGAGATACCAGCGGAACACCAGCGCCATCCGATGGCGGGGGTCGCGCTCCGCTCGCGCAATCTGGCTCGGATCACGGGTGGTGAAATATTGCCGCGTTTCCTCCCAGATGCTCTCCAAGGTGGCTCGAAAGTAGTCCTTCTCCAGCGACTTGCGCACCTCTTCCGGGAGTGCCTCCAGGCTGTCGTGGCTGCGGTAAAGCTCATAGAGCCGTGTGGCGCGCATGGGGAACATGGTCCCGCGTTTGAGGACCTGGACCTTGACGCCCATCTCGAACATATCACCTGCAGGCGCCATCGCCACATCGGCCTGCTGCGCTTGTGCGAGCATCGCGCGCACAGCGTCGGAACTGCCAGACTCCACGCAGGCCTGATTGATGGAGCCTGTCACGACGTAGTCTGCACCGAGCGCAAACGCGGCCGCCACACTCTCCGGGGTGGCAATGCCTCCGGCGAGGCCCACTCGGGGCCGCCGGGCATAACCGTACTGCTTGGCCAGGGCGTCACGCAGGGCCAACATGGTCGGAAGCAGCGAGAGGGCCGGCCGATTGTCGGTGTGCCCCCCGCTGTCAGCTTCGGCGGTCAGGTCGTCGGCCACGGGGAGCGCCCGCGCCCATTCCGCCTGCTCGGCCGACAGGTGCCCCTCCTCCACCAGCTTGGTCAGCATGCCTTCCGGCGGTGGGGCCAGAAATTTGGAGGCCACCTCCACCCGTGAAACCTTTGCAATCACGCGATTCGGGGCATGGGGACGCCCGTCTTCGCCAAGGCGGATCCCCGCCGTGCGATAGCGCACGAGCGGCAAGGTCAAGTCCAGGTAGGCCGCCGCTTCGACGAGTCGAATCCCGCGTTGGAGATACAGGGCCACCGTATCCCGTTCATGGTCCGGCTCGTTCGGCGCATGCAACAAATTGAACCCGTAGGGAGCTTCTCCCAAGGCCGCCTGAATGCGGTCGATCGCCGCCTCCACCCGTGGGAGAGATAGGCCGCCGGCTCCAAAGAATCCAAGCATTCCATGCCGCCCCATGGCCTCCACGATCGCTTCCGAGCCAATCCCATTGGCCATCGCGCCGGCCACGTAGGGGTATTTCAGGCCGTGGTCCCGCAGAAAGTCGGGCGCCCCCAGCTGCGCGGGGCGCAGGGCAGGGATGATTCCCAGGACCGGCGCATCGCCGTCACCTTGCCGCTCGGAGAGGAGGCTGCCTCCCATCCCGAGGCATGCGCCTCCGTTGCGCTCCAAAAGGACCATAGAGCGGCCCAGAGAACGCAGTCCCAAGGTCCATTCCCCCTCGGTTTCGAGGACGGTTCCGGCGCCTTGACGCCACGCGGCGATCGCCGTGCGAGGAGGCTCTGTGGTCAGCGGCGACATGAAAGGGCTCCTTGCGTTCAGGCGGGGTAGGCGTCGCTGTAGCGCACGGGCAGGTCTGCCACCGTGCGGAGACCAGGGGGGGCCGCCGCCACCAACGGAATCGCATTGAGGATCGCGGCGGCCGTTGCCAGGTCACCATGGGTGCCGCCCGGAATCTCGAGCGTCAGGTCCGGCACCCCACGCAACACGATCCGGTCTGACGGCGCAGAGGCGCCCACATACATCTCCAGGACCAGCCGCAGAACTTCCTCTTCCCCACGCGACGCCACGCAAACTTGGCGGACTCCCGCCACCTGACCAGCCTCGACCGTCAGGTAATCGGTCGTGGTGGTGGCCCGAGCCAGCACCGGGTCAATCGTCTCGCTGATGGTGTCCACCGGTACGCCCCACGCGTCGGCGATCAGAGCGGCCGACTCCGGCAACCCGTGATGCTTGATCCTCCCCGCTTCCACTTCCGCCCGGAACTGGGCTTCCGTCATTCCGGCACCCACCTTTTTCTGCAGAGGCAGACGGCGACGACCTGCGTCCACGACCCGGGTGATGGTGGCGCCTTCGACGCGCTGGCACACGGAGGAGAGCGTCAGGACCAGCTTGTCCATCACAAACCCTGGGTTCACGCCCGTGGCGTGGAGCGTCACGCCGTGGGCCACCGCAATCTCATTGAGTTCCCGCGACAGGGCGGGATGTTTCCGCAACGGATAGGCCAGTTCTTCGCACGTCGAGACCACGTTTCGGCCTGCCGAGAGGCAAGACACCAACTGGTCTCGGACCGAGACCAGGTAGCTGCCGGTGCAATGCACCACCACATCGGCGGGCACCTCGAGCCCTTCCGCCAGGCTGCCCAGCACCGGGACTCCCAGCGATTGAGAGAGTCCCAGGATCTCGCCCAGGTCTCGGCCGACCTTCTCCGGGTCGGCGTCCACGGCGGCCACGATCGTCGCGTGCGGCTTTTCCGCTACCAAGCGCCCGATGGAAGCCCCGATCGGCCCCAAGCCAAACAGTACAACCCGCAAACCCTCTGCCACGCTGGTCCTCCCAAAGCTCACCGCCGGTCGCGCGGAGCGCGCGACCCGTTGATTTTAGCAGCCTGGGAGGGAACTGTCCCGCCTGAGGGGATGGGGGCAGTGGAATCCGGACGCCGACCTGGAGGGCTCAGAACGAGTTCAGCGCAGAGGCGTCGTGCTCTGGTCGCCCTTGGGTGGGTTGATCAGGGTGACCCAGGCCGCGATGGCCAGGTCCTCGAATTCCGCCTGACTCAGCTGGCCGTCCTGGGTCTTATCAGCGGCCTGAAAGGTGGCGGCGTCGATGGCGGTGATCCGGACCGCGGTTCGAATGCCTTTCAGTGTGAGCGTCAGGTTGGCGCGTTGCAGGGCGGCGTCATTCGATTCACTGGGGCTCAGCAGCGCATTCTTGTCGGTGTCGAGGTGCTCAAACGCCTTGAGCAAGGACCGCCGGTAGATCCGGACAAAGTCTCCCACGTTCTGGTGGAACAGGCCGAACACGCCTCCCCGAGAGGCCCACGTGCGAAACTCGCGCTCGGACAGCTTGCCGTTGCGATCGTCATCTGCGCGTTGATAATCTCGCACGTCGATGAAGGGCCCTGCCTCGAACTCGTCGATCATCAGGTCTGCGTTGGCGTCAGCCTTGGCAAACGCCGCGGCGTATACCTTATTGAAACCCTCCGCGAGGCCTGCCTCACTTCGAACTCCCAGGCTCCCCGGCACACTTACCACGGGGCCAGGGTTACCGGCGCGGGCACAGCCACTGGCGACCAGCAAGGCGACGGAAAAGACGACGGCTGTGGCCACTTTCAACAAGCTCGGACCCTCAAGGCGTACGGGAGGACACGACAGGGTTATCGCGAAGAAGTCACGCCCGCTTGCGTCTTTTTGGTAAAAAACACACCAAGGAAGGACTAAGGCGTCAAATTTCGGCGATCGGGTCGGTGGTTCCACCCCGGATGAGTTGATCAAGGCGGTTCATCAAGGTAAGGCTCCAGTCAAGCGGGGAACGCGTCGGAGGTCAGGGGAAGGCAGACCCGGCGGTCCGTCTTCCCTTCAAAACAGATGGGTGCGCGTCTGAAAGGGGTAGCTCGGAAACTGCATGCCGAGGGGGCCGAGGCCCACCACCGTGAAGGTGTAGGAGCGAAACCGGGAAAGGCCCTCGATGGTGACCTGCTGCAACTTTTCAGACTTGTTGAGGTGGTAGACCCCGTCATAACCGCGGCGCTCCAGGCCGAAGGTCTTGCCGAAATACACGATCCCCTTGGCGTCAGCATCCGTGCGCCAGGCAATCGTCACCGAGGTGGCAGTCTTTTTCATGATGCCCACCCCATAGGGGCGCCAGGGATCGAGGATGTTCTGGCTTTCCGCCTCACCCGCGGCAGTGCTGCGGCGAACCGCCAGGTCGAACTGAGGGGCCTCCGGGATGGCTACCGAGTCGGCAGGGGGCAAGGGAATGGCCTGCGGGAGGACGTTCCCCTGGGGGGGCACGGCGGGAGCGGACAAGCTGCCCTCCGAACGAATCGATGGCGATGTGGCCTGTTCGAGGCTGACGCCGATCGACGCGCCGGCAGCCTGAGGCGCCGAGGCCGGCTTGAGCTCAGTCGTCCGCAGGACCGCCTGCGTGGGGCCGTCCGCGCATCCCGAGGCGACGAGAACCGAGAAGGTCATGGAAGTGAGAAGCAAACGTTGATGCACGGCAGGAACCTCCAGTACTTAACCAGTAAATTATGCAATTATAATCTCCTGTTAATGAATTATTCTGACCTGCTTATCGGGTTAAATTTTAGTTAAAAATTACAGTGCCGACCCGTCGCCGGCCGGCCCTCGGCGCGCCTTCAGGCAAACGCGAGAACATAATGGGAGCGCGCCTTTTGGGGCGAAGAAGGCGCCCCTCGTCGGGTATAGGGAACTTGCGTCCCCGTTTTTCCGAACAGGGACTTGGTGTCCATTCCGTTCCGCGAGGAAGTTCCGACGATGCGAGTCGCGCCTTTGCTCATCGCCGCCACGATGATTCTGTGTTCCAGCCTGAGCGCCCCTGAGCCCGTCTCGGCTGCCAGTGCCACCGAACTTGGTCTGGCCGCTTCCAGCGGCGACGTGGCCCGGATCAAGGCCTTGGTGGCCAAGGGGCAGAGTCTGGACACCCCGGACAGCGAAGGCTACACGCCCTTGATGTGGGCGGCCCTGAACGGGCAGGTCAATGCCGTGGCCACCCTGGTTTACCTGAAGGCCAATCTCGACCTCCAGGATCGGGAGGGCTACACGGCGCTGATCTGGGCGACCCAGAACAAGTACGAGACCGTGGTTCGACAGCTGGTGAATGCGGGTGCAGCACTCAATACCCGCGACAATCACGGTTACACGGCCCTTCACTGGAGCGCGCAGGACGGACAGTTGGCCGTCGCGAGGATTTTGTTGGCCAAAGGGGCTGACCCGAATGTACGGGACAACGAGGGCTACACCCCCTTGATGTGGGCTGCCCAGCAGGGGCACGGGACGCTGGTGTATGAAATGCTCGCTTATAACGCCAATCCCGACCTGAAGGACAAGCGGGGATTTGCCGCGCACGATCTGGCCAGCGCTTACAACCATCCGGGCATACTCGCTCAGCTCAAGGCGTTCAAAACGAAGTCTCAGGCACGCCCGGCCGCACAGCCGTCTAAACCGGTTGCTGCCTCCCTTCCCACTCCCTCTGCCACGACCATCTCCCTGGCCGCTCCGGGCACCGAGGCCCGGATGTCACCCTTGAGCGGCAGGCCTGAAGTCGTCCCGGTCCGCAGCGATTTTGAACCCAAGGTGCTCGCCGTCGTGGGGGGAACGGAGGGAAATCCAGCCAAAGCCGCTTTCGTCGTGCCGGATTTGCAGAAGCAACTGGCCCGCTACGACGTGGACCGGAACCGGGTGATCGATGGGCGGGACTGGCGCAACCTGACGACGATGCAGAGCCGGGTGGCCCTGGCCAAATTGCTCTATCAGTCGCGGACCGGGCAAAAGGAATGTGGGAACGACACCGTCAATCAGGTCATCTCAAAGATCGACTGGGTATACCAGGAGGCCACTCGGCGCGAATTGACGCTCAATCAGGCCTGGGATACCCCGTCCCACCACTTTGAGCCTATCCGATGGTAAGCTGATGGACCGGTCCGTCGCCCCCGGCCTCGTTTCGGCCCAATCGGCGGCGTGGAAAGAGGTTCATCGTGTCTTCCCCGCTTCATCAGGCCATTTCCTCCCTGGCGGACCCGAATTCGTCCGCTCTGGTCGTTTTCTCCGACACCACCCTCGTCTTGCCCGAGGCCTTCCAAGCCTGGGACCTTGAACTTGGTGGGCTGGTGGCTTCCGTCCTGGCCGCCGGTGACTTCCGGGGGCGGGCCGATGAGTGTTTACTCATTTACGCTCCGCAGCTTCCCGTCCGTCGAATCGCCCTCGCGGGCCTTGGTACACCGGATCGGACGAACCTGGAGGGCCTTCGTCGGGCGGCTGGAATTGCGGCCCGCGCGCTGCAGGAGGCTGAGGTCACTGCAGCCGTTTACCATCTGCCGACGGGCTTGCGGGCGACCCGGGAGGATGGCGACGCCGCTCCGGCGGACCTGGCAGCGGCTGTGGGTGAAGGCGCTCGCCTGGCGGTTTTCGAATTCGTGCGTGCCAGCAAGGCGCTGCTTGAACCCAAACCTCGGCTCACGGTGTTCGAATGGGTGGGAGAGCCGCTGCATCACGCGGCCCACCAGGCTGGTTGGACCCGCGCCGCGCAGATTGTCACGGCGATCGACCACGCCCGGCGTCTGATTCTTCGCCCAGGGGGCGACCTGACGCCGGCCGTGTTCGCCGACGAGGCGTCTCGTCTGGCTGGGGAGGCGGGCCTTCGGGTGGCGGTCATGGACGAGCAGGAACTCGCTTCGCGGGGCTTCAACGGAATTGTGGCGATTGGGCGGGGCAGTGAGCAGCCGCCTCGATTGATCACCCTCCACCATGAGGGGGGTGAGCCGGGGGTGCCCCCCATTGCCATCGTCGGAAAAGGGGTGACCTTTGATTCAGGCGGCATCGGGATCAAACCTTCCCGTGGAATGGAAAAGATGAAGTACGACATGGCCGGTGGCGCGGCCGCCCTGGCCATTGTGCTGGCCGCGGCGTATCTGCGCCTGCCGGTGAACCTTGTGGCGGTGATTCCCAGCGTGGAGAACATGCCGAGTGATCGCGCGCTGTGTCCCAATGAAGTACTCACGATGTATGGAGGCCTGACGGCTGAGATCAACGACACGGATGCAGAGGGTCGCGTGATCTTGGCCGACGCGCTGGCCTATGCGGCCAAGGACCTCGGCGCGAGGGCGATCGTCGACATGGCCACCTTGACTGGCGCGGTAGCGATTGCCCTGGGACGGACCATCTGTGGGGTGATGGGCACCGAGTCTGCCATGACCGCTGCCCTGATACGATCGGGACGCCTGGCTGGTGACCCGGGTTGGGAACTCCCTTTGAACGAGCCCCGCTTCGACGACAT encodes the following:
- a CDS encoding PfaD family polyunsaturated fatty acid/polyketide biosynthesis protein, whose protein sequence is MSPLTTEPPRTAIAAWRQGAGTVLETEGEWTLGLRSLGRSMVLLERNGGACLGMGGSLLSERQGDGDAPVLGIIPALRPAQLGAPDFLRDHGLKYPYVAGAMANGIGSEAIVEAMGRHGMLGFFGAGGLSLPRVEAAIDRIQAALGEAPYGFNLLHAPNEPDHERDTVALYLQRGIRLVEAAAYLDLTLPLVRYRTAGIRLGEDGRPHAPNRVIAKVSRVEVASKFLAPPPEGMLTKLVEEGHLSAEQAEWARALPVADDLTAEADSGGHTDNRPALSLLPTMLALRDALAKQYGYARRPRVGLAGGIATPESVAAAFALGADYVVTGSINQACVESGSSDAVRAMLAQAQQADVAMAPAGDMFEMGVKVQVLKRGTMFPMRATRLYELYRSHDSLEALPEEVRKSLEKDYFRATLESIWEETRQYFTTRDPSQIARAERDPRHRMALVFRWYLGHASRWANAGEPTRKLDYQVWCGPAMGAFNAWTAGTALAEPAARGVVRVAHNLLVGACALKRWELLRCQASGAALQLPVGLPVAPVLSDLALEQALA
- a CDS encoding dihydrodipicolinate reductase produces the protein MAEGLRVVLFGLGPIGASIGRLVAEKPHATIVAAVDADPEKVGRDLGEILGLSQSLGVPVLGSLAEGLEVPADVVVHCTGSYLVSVRDQLVSCLSAGRNVVSTCEELAYPLRKHPALSRELNEIAVAHGVTLHATGVNPGFVMDKLVLTLSSVCQRVEGATITRVVDAGRRRLPLQKKVGAGMTEAQFRAEVEAGRIKHHGLPESAALIADAWGVPVDTISETIDPVLARATTTTDYLTVEAGQVAGVRQVCVASRGEEEVLRLVLEMYVGASAPSDRIVLRGVPDLTLEIPGGTHGDLATAAAILNAIPLVAAAPPGLRTVADLPVRYSDAYPA
- a CDS encoding ankyrin repeat domain-containing protein, whose protein sequence is MRVAPLLIAATMILCSSLSAPEPVSAASATELGLAASSGDVARIKALVAKGQSLDTPDSEGYTPLMWAALNGQVNAVATLVYLKANLDLQDREGYTALIWATQNKYETVVRQLVNAGAALNTRDNHGYTALHWSAQDGQLAVARILLAKGADPNVRDNEGYTPLMWAAQQGHGTLVYEMLAYNANPDLKDKRGFAAHDLASAYNHPGILAQLKAFKTKSQARPAAQPSKPVAASLPTPSATTISLAAPGTEARMSPLSGRPEVVPVRSDFEPKVLAVVGGTEGNPAKAAFVVPDLQKQLARYDVDRNRVIDGRDWRNLTTMQSRVALAKLLYQSRTGQKECGNDTVNQVISKIDWVYQEATRRELTLNQAWDTPSHHFEPIRW
- a CDS encoding leucyl aminopeptidase family protein, which codes for MSSPLHQAISSLADPNSSALVVFSDTTLVLPEAFQAWDLELGGLVASVLAAGDFRGRADECLLIYAPQLPVRRIALAGLGTPDRTNLEGLRRAAGIAARALQEAEVTAAVYHLPTGLRATREDGDAAPADLAAAVGEGARLAVFEFVRASKALLEPKPRLTVFEWVGEPLHHAAHQAGWTRAAQIVTAIDHARRLILRPGGDLTPAVFADEASRLAGEAGLRVAVMDEQELASRGFNGIVAIGRGSEQPPRLITLHHEGGEPGVPPIAIVGKGVTFDSGGIGIKPSRGMEKMKYDMAGGAAALAIVLAAAYLRLPVNLVAVIPSVENMPSDRALCPNEVLTMYGGLTAEINDTDAEGRVILADALAYAAKDLGARAIVDMATLTGAVAIALGRTICGVMGTESAMTAALIRSGRLAGDPGWELPLNEPRFDDMVKSDIADLVNYPGGEASSITAASFMKPFTFGKPWVHLDIAGVGWSNKVDGYRIKGPTGAPIRMVLHWLQAGAPGA